One Lytechinus pictus isolate F3 Inbred chromosome 12, Lp3.0, whole genome shotgun sequence genomic region harbors:
- the LOC129273092 gene encoding mu-type opioid receptor-like, translating to MIYRFVNNFHSSACIMNMFGMTQNGIRFANETNATLSWTWAPLVWGWREVFQLFLALAGIIGNFLVMVVLFRVRRSRCSTDTLIAGLALADFLTSVFIIPHRQVKTLPDTASANLYCRIIHSSFFMWVAILASIFTLTTISLERLVAVVRPFQFKRIFSPDRTLMIIAGIWLTSFLINIVIVFVVYFEDGSCEFGYPSVWFGKFNGTAVFLVEYVFPVTTMLIAHVFTVRALRRSSHTNVSNESQDFILQARRKITRMLLEVIIVFIISWTPDQVLYFAINVGLIDNSYLYSPVYRSFVVLAFVNSCVNPVIYAARNPNFRRALMDLCGSVRSLRPIFAGVETRDSQMRMLGDDTPSGPNDDMSPRNG from the coding sequence ATGATCTACAGATTTGTAAACAACTTTCATTCTTCTGCCTGCATCATGAATATGTTTGGAATGACCCAGAATGGGATAAGGTTCGCGAATGAGACGAACGCCACTTTATCCTGGACTTGGGCTCCATTGGTCTGGGGATGGCGAGAGGTCTTCCAACTGTTCCTGGCCCTGGCGGGCATCATCGGTAACTTCCTGGTGATGGTGGTTCTCTTTCGGGTCAGGAGGTCACGTTGCTCAACGGATACCCTGATCGCCGGGTTAGCTCTGGCCGACTTCCTCACATCAGTTTTCATCATACCGCATAGACAGGTAAAGACCCTTCCAGATACTGCATCCGCGAACCTCTACTGTCGGATAATCCACTCATCATTCTTCATGTGGGTTGCAATCTTAGCGTCTATCTTCACACTTACCACAATATCCCTTGAGAGACTTGTTGCAGTCGTTCGGCCATTCCAATTCAAACGCATCTTCTCCCCGGATCGGACATTGATGATCATCGCGGGTATTTGGCTTACGTCTTTTCTAATCAACATCGTCATTGTATTCGTCGTCTATTTCGAAGACGGCTCATGCGAGTTTGGATATCCGTCTGTTTGGTTCGGCAAGTTTAATGGAACCGCTGTCTTCTTGGTCGAGTACGTTTTCCCTGTCACAACGATGCTGATCGCTCATGTCTTCACAGTCAGAGCTCTCCGCAGAAGCTCCCACACCAATGTCAGCAATGAAAGTCAAGACTTCATCCTTCAAGCCAGACGAAAGATCACCAGGATGCTTCTCGAAGtcatcatcgtcttcatcatctCCTGGACACCCGATCAGGTATTATATTTCGCGATCAACGTCGGGCTCATCGACAATAGCTATCTATACAGCCCTGTGTACCGGTCTTTCGTCGTCCTAGCTTTCGTCAACTCGTGCGTCAACCCGGTGATCTATGCCGCAAGAAACCCGAACTTTCGGAGAGCACTTATGGATCTCTGTGGATCCGTCCGGAGTTTGAGGCCTATCTTTGCTGGTGTTGAGACCAGAGATAGTCAGATGAGAATGCTTGGGGACGATACACCTTCGGGTCCAAACGACGACATGTCACCACGCAATGGTTGA